In the genome of Fervidobacterium gondwanense DSM 13020, one region contains:
- the folP gene encoding dihydropteroate synthase: MFNYNELMDAKRTRIMGIINVTPDSFYSGSRVDETNLLIRVEQMIKDGVEIIDVGGESTRPGAEAVPLEEEIRRTVTAVKIIRKHFDIPISVDTYKSEVARLSIEEGADIINDISAMRFDEKMVEVASHYKCPVVLMHMKGNPKTMQENPEYKDVVAEIVEFFDERIRYAKEHGVDKLILDPGIGFGKKLEHNLEILKRIEEFRKLNYPLLIGASRKSMIGMILNLPPEERLNGTLAVTAYCAMHSVEIVRVHDVKENKEVVKIIEAIKSIKNS, encoded by the coding sequence ATGTTCAACTACAATGAATTAATGGACGCAAAGAGGACAAGAATAATGGGAATAATAAATGTCACACCTGACTCGTTCTATTCAGGTAGCAGGGTAGATGAGACGAACTTGTTGATTAGAGTTGAGCAAATGATTAAAGATGGGGTTGAAATAATAGATGTCGGAGGCGAGAGCACAAGACCTGGCGCAGAAGCAGTACCTCTTGAAGAAGAGATAAGGCGAACAGTAACGGCTGTAAAGATTATTAGAAAACACTTCGACATACCCATATCTGTGGATACTTATAAATCCGAAGTTGCAAGACTTTCTATCGAAGAAGGTGCTGATATAATCAACGATATCAGCGCTATGAGATTCGATGAAAAAATGGTGGAAGTCGCGTCACACTACAAATGTCCTGTTGTACTCATGCATATGAAAGGCAATCCGAAGACTATGCAAGAGAATCCTGAATACAAAGACGTTGTCGCGGAAATCGTGGAATTTTTCGATGAGCGTATCAGATACGCTAAGGAACATGGAGTGGACAAACTAATACTTGATCCAGGGATTGGGTTTGGCAAAAAGCTGGAACACAACCTTGAAATACTGAAAAGGATTGAAGAGTTTAGGAAGCTTAATTATCCGCTACTCATAGGTGCAAGCCGAAAATCGATGATAGGCATGATTCTGAACTTACCGCCAGAAGAAAGATTAAACGGAACGCTTGCGGTGACAGCCTATTGCGCTATGCATAGTGTTGAAATAGTACGCGTCCATGATGTAAAAGAGAATAAAGAAGTAGTGAAAATCATAGAAGCAATCAAAAGTATTAAAAACTCGTGA
- the nusB gene encoding transcription antitermination factor NusB, which translates to MVSKRRILRESVLKALFQLDFRPEDFDEILSDALKSVKDGNIKKDAERYLKNIHEQKTKIDEIIEKHLLNWSFDRVSHIARGVLRLGTYELLYENDIPIEVTLDEMVEITKKYDTDESAKFINGVLDRIAKEEAPKEKFKL; encoded by the coding sequence TTGGTTTCCAAAAGAAGGATACTTCGAGAGTCAGTTTTGAAAGCGCTTTTTCAACTTGACTTTAGACCTGAAGATTTCGATGAAATATTAAGTGACGCATTAAAATCAGTTAAGGATGGAAATATTAAGAAAGATGCAGAAAGATATCTCAAAAATATCCATGAACAGAAAACGAAGATTGATGAAATAATTGAAAAGCATCTTTTAAACTGGAGTTTTGATAGAGTATCGCACATTGCAAGAGGTGTTCTGAGACTTGGCACGTATGAACTGCTATACGAGAATGACATACCAATAGAGGTTACTTTGGACGAAATGGTAGAAATCACGAAAAAGTACGACACAGATGAAAGCGCCAAGTTTATCAACGGGGTCTTGGACAGGATAGCAAAAGAAGAAGCACCTAAGGAAAAATTCAAGCTTTAA
- a CDS encoding pseudouridine synthase, with amino-acid sequence MKSIKESIRLDKYLSNAKVGTRSEVKKYIKEGRVTVNGRVVDEPEFHVSPNDEITVDGEYVNSHRNVYIMLFKPSGFVSTTSEYEPSVLNLIDHPYVDELHIAGRLDKDVEGLLILTNDGDFTHRLISPKKHVEKEYYIYTKQPYKLTEEVKKEFEKGLEIDGEKFLPAKIGQIDEKTISITIIEGKYHQIKKMCQKIGIEWERIMRVRIGRLTLGGLKKGEWRELSKEEIDEIFER; translated from the coding sequence ATGAAAAGTATTAAAGAATCAATAAGGTTAGATAAGTACCTATCAAACGCAAAGGTGGGAACAAGAAGCGAGGTAAAAAAGTACATAAAAGAAGGAAGAGTTACTGTTAATGGTCGTGTAGTAGATGAACCAGAATTTCACGTGTCACCAAATGATGAGATAACAGTAGATGGTGAATATGTAAATTCTCATAGAAACGTTTATATAATGCTCTTTAAACCATCAGGATTCGTTTCAACGACTTCAGAATATGAACCAAGCGTCCTTAACCTTATTGATCATCCATATGTCGATGAACTGCACATAGCCGGAAGACTTGATAAAGACGTCGAAGGTCTTTTGATCCTGACTAACGATGGTGATTTCACACACAGATTGATATCTCCGAAAAAACACGTTGAGAAAGAATACTATATATATACGAAGCAGCCTTACAAACTAACGGAAGAAGTTAAAAAAGAATTTGAAAAAGGATTAGAAATTGATGGTGAGAAATTTCTGCCAGCAAAGATAGGACAAATCGATGAGAAGACTATTTCAATAACAATTATTGAAGGAAAATACCATCAAATTAAAAAAATGTGCCAGAAGATTGGAATAGAATGGGAAAGAATCATGAGAGTTCGCATAGGTAGACTCACTCTTGGTGGTCTCAAAAAAGGTGAGTGGAGAGAACTTTCAAAGGAAGAGATTGATGAGATTTTTGAGAGATAG
- a CDS encoding Hsp20/alpha crystallin family protein, which translates to MLARRSDLFEPFMELQKEIDRLFSDFVRPFRSEFEFLPKVDAYETEDKVVLELELPGVKKDELKITVEDGVLRITGEKKTERDEKGRNYRIVERSFGKFERSFIIPDYVDTKGITAKYSDGVLTLEMPKKKEEKPTVEIKIE; encoded by the coding sequence ATGTTGGCAAGAAGAAGCGACTTATTTGAACCGTTCATGGAACTTCAAAAGGAGATTGACAGACTCTTCTCGGATTTTGTGAGACCATTCAGAAGTGAGTTTGAATTCCTGCCAAAGGTTGATGCATACGAAACAGAAGATAAAGTAGTTCTTGAACTCGAACTTCCTGGTGTAAAGAAAGACGAACTCAAGATTACAGTAGAAGATGGTGTACTGAGAATAACTGGCGAAAAGAAGACAGAAAGAGACGAAAAAGGCAGAAACTACAGAATCGTTGAAAGGTCATTCGGTAAGTTTGAAAGGTCATTCATCATACCAGACTATGTAGATACAAAAGGAATCACAGCAAAATATTCAGATGGTGTTCTAACACTCGAGATGCCAAAGAAGAAAGAAGAAAAGCCTACTGTCGAAATAAAAATTGAGTAA
- the efp gene encoding elongation factor P: MIEVGDLEKGMYIKYEGDIYRVIDVNKHFRARGSGLIRTKLKSLSTGLVRDANFASGEKVEEAELSFRKAEYLYNDGENYYFMDLQTYEQYAIPEVEVDEAKNYLIENTQVDLVMHDEKPIGIQLPTTVVLEVIETEPNFKGDTVSGGGKPAVLQTGLKISVPFFINVGDKIKVDTRTGEYIERA; the protein is encoded by the coding sequence ATGATCGAAGTAGGAGATCTTGAGAAAGGTATGTACATAAAGTATGAAGGTGACATATACCGCGTGATCGATGTCAACAAGCATTTCAGAGCAAGAGGTTCAGGACTGATAAGAACAAAGCTTAAAAGCCTTTCTACCGGACTTGTAAGAGACGCAAATTTCGCAAGTGGTGAAAAAGTTGAGGAAGCAGAACTTTCTTTCAGAAAGGCAGAATACCTTTACAACGATGGAGAGAATTATTACTTCATGGACTTGCAAACTTATGAGCAGTACGCTATTCCTGAGGTAGAGGTTGATGAGGCAAAGAATTATCTAATTGAGAACACTCAGGTCGATCTGGTTATGCACGATGAAAAACCAATAGGAATACAACTTCCAACAACGGTTGTTTTAGAAGTGATAGAGACAGAACCAAATTTCAAAGGCGATACAGTTTCTGGTGGTGGAAAACCTGCAGTTCTCCAAACAGGTCTAAAGATTAGTGTTCCGTTCTTTATAAACGTTGGTGATAAAATAAAAGTGGATACAAGAACTGGCGAGTACATTGAAAGGGCATAA
- a CDS encoding vWA domain-containing protein, with product MRKFRRATLFALIAIISALLVYSCSEIPIAPRVIPKDPVDTTKPSTSGYSTTDIFGTVDKTPSLVPIAVPDTVNIRISLPGVENLPVSTLRVFEDNKEQGFVLYKESTIRNRLDIAIILDVTGSMSYAINGAKNSIIDFATNLEESGMDVRIGVIPFDDYVNPPSDIDVDPPYLGLSSPSDAKDYVGVLYAGYGGDWAENPYDAIMFAATALEWRPSAQRVMIVITDAPAHYKSDGIGFSHFDKADMFPALVGFFTIHGAFVPSGYYYDTTTDFSDPGDVRELCQKTGGVIKYTDSAGNVNLNDLGIVEYVESSWIVSFESDSPAATHTIEVFYTTSTDKRYLKIEGATY from the coding sequence ATGAGAAAATTCAGAAGAGCCACGTTATTTGCGTTAATAGCCATTATTAGTGCGCTATTAGTTTATAGCTGTTCGGAAATTCCAATTGCTCCAAGAGTTATTCCGAAAGACCCTGTGGACACGACAAAACCTTCAACATCTGGATATTCAACGACAGATATATTCGGTACAGTGGATAAGACACCTTCACTCGTACCGATAGCAGTTCCAGATACGGTTAACATTAGGATAAGCTTACCAGGTGTTGAGAATTTACCAGTTAGCACTCTCCGGGTGTTCGAAGATAACAAAGAACAAGGATTTGTACTATATAAAGAATCAACAATTAGAAATAGACTTGATATAGCAATAATCTTGGATGTGACAGGTAGCATGAGCTACGCAATAAACGGGGCTAAAAATAGTATAATAGATTTTGCAACAAATCTTGAAGAAAGCGGCATGGATGTAAGAATTGGTGTTATACCATTCGATGACTATGTTAACCCGCCAAGTGATATCGATGTTGATCCTCCATATTTAGGGTTATCTTCACCGTCTGATGCGAAAGATTACGTTGGTGTACTGTACGCTGGTTACGGTGGCGATTGGGCAGAAAACCCGTACGATGCAATAATGTTCGCTGCAACAGCTCTTGAATGGAGACCGAGTGCACAAAGAGTTATGATAGTCATAACCGATGCACCGGCACACTATAAGTCTGACGGCATAGGGTTTTCACATTTTGATAAGGCAGACATGTTCCCAGCATTAGTAGGTTTCTTCACAATCCACGGCGCTTTTGTGCCAAGTGGTTATTACTACGACACCACTACTGACTTTTCAGACCCAGGTGACGTTAGAGAGCTTTGCCAGAAAACAGGCGGTGTGATAAAGTACACTGACAGTGCAGGAAACGTTAATCTTAACGATTTAGGTATCGTCGAGTATGTCGAATCTTCGTGGATAGTCTCTTTCGAAAGCGATTCGCCAGCTGCAACCCATACGATTGAGGTCTTTTACACTACCAGCACTGACAAGAGATATCTGAAAATAGAAGGTGCAACTTACTAA
- a CDS encoding Asp23/Gls24 family envelope stress response protein has product MGNITVSDNVIAEIAYRSICSIYGVEPDNKEFKKFRKNIDIERTPEDNVIVNIKLEVPYGENILSFSENIMKTVTENVSQMTDKTVEAVNVVVTGVSDKEFSKS; this is encoded by the coding sequence ATGGGGAACATAACAGTATCAGATAATGTTATTGCCGAAATTGCGTACAGGTCAATATGCAGTATATATGGTGTAGAACCAGATAATAAAGAGTTCAAGAAATTTAGAAAAAATATAGACATCGAGAGAACACCTGAGGACAATGTAATCGTTAACATCAAATTGGAAGTTCCGTACGGTGAGAACATTCTTTCTTTCTCTGAAAATATAATGAAAACTGTCACGGAAAATGTTTCGCAGATGACGGACAAAACAGTTGAAGCGGTTAACGTTGTAGTTACTGGTGTTAGCGATAAAGAGTTTTCGAAATCCTAA